TGGTACCAGCAGTTGCCACCGATCAGATATCCGGCCGAGATCAGCTCGCGGAACTTGGCGTTGATGCCGTTGATGATGTCTTTCACCAGGGTCGGGGTCATTGGCTTGTCCACGGCCCACATGTGCGCCTCGGCCATGGTGTCGGCGAGGATCTGCGCGGTACGGGTGTAGTTCTCGAAGGCGAACAGCGGATCGTCGCTGCAAGTCCGGCTGCCCCAGAAGCGGAACCCGCCCTCGTTGATCAGGGTGGTGACCTCGTTGGAGTTGAGGTAGTTGGCGTCGGTGGCCGGGTTCTGCAGGTCCCAGAACACGTCGGCGCTGATGCCGGTAGCCCCGTTGACCGCGACGTTGGACAGGGTCTTGTGCCAGCCTACCTCCTGGTCGATCTTCGCCCGCAGGCCCAGGGCGCAGGCTACTGCAGATGCTTTGGTAGTCGCGTTGGCGGTGGTGTCCCAATGTTCGAAATCCGGCCAGATCACCATGACTTCCCGGGCGCCGAAGTTCTCGCGGTAGGCGACGGCCTCTTCCTTGGTCTTGCTGTCCCGGGCGCTGACATAGCAGAAGGCCCGCAGTTGCTGGCCGATCGATACCAGTGCGGTCGCTACTGGCAGGCTATCCAGGCCTGGCACGCCGAGGATGCGCGGCACCATGCCGACACGGGCTTTGGCGGCGAGCAGGGCTTTCATGCCGGTGTATTTACCGTCGGCGGTGGTGGTGCCGATCAGGGCGCTGGTGGTCGCGGCTTCGGTTTCGCCTTCCTTGACCCGCACCACGATCACGTAAGGCTTGGTCTGGTCGGCGATGGCCTGCAGGCTGGCGCCCAGGGTGCCCTTGGTGCCGGCTTTGCCGACCGCGGTCTGAACGTTGGTCAGCAGGACCGGGGTATCGAGCGGGAATGCCAGCGGATCAGCGTCGTCGGCAGTGCAGACCAGGCCGATAACAGCGGTGGGGATGGTGCGAATGGGGCGGGTGCCGTCGTTGAGTTCGAGGACCCGCACGCCGTGAAGATAATCGGCCATGGATTTTGCCTGCGCAGTGAATGGGGTGACAGTGCACAGGCTGCCGCGCGCGCGTCGGATCAGCGAGCGCGCAGGCTTGTAGGGGAGTGGGTTACAGGTGCTCGGGTAGCCAGACGGGTGCTGGCGGGCGGTGTTCGGTGCGGTGAAATTTGTCGGCTTCGGGCCAGTCACGCAGCGCCCGGCGATAGGTCTGGAGCTCGGCGTACTGCTCGGCTGTCAGGGTTGTGGCCGCGCCGTCCT
The DNA window shown above is from Pseudomonas protegens CHA0 and carries:
- a CDS encoding phage tail sheath protein translates to MADYLHGVRVLELNDGTRPIRTIPTAVIGLVCTADDADPLAFPLDTPVLLTNVQTAVGKAGTKGTLGASLQAIADQTKPYVIVVRVKEGETEAATTSALIGTTTADGKYTGMKALLAAKARVGMVPRILGVPGLDSLPVATALVSIGQQLRAFCYVSARDSKTKEEAVAYRENFGAREVMVIWPDFEHWDTTANATTKASAVACALGLRAKIDQEVGWHKTLSNVAVNGATGISADVFWDLQNPATDANYLNSNEVTTLINEGGFRFWGSRTCSDDPLFAFENYTRTAQILADTMAEAHMWAVDKPMTPTLVKDIINGINAKFRELISAGYLIGGNCWYQEDANDKDTLKAGKLFLDYDYTPVPPLEDLTLRQRITDRYLMEFASKINS